GTTCCGTTTCGAACTCACGCGCGTGCAGACCAATGCCGTTCGAGAACGCATCCTCTCTATGCTCGCGAATGTCGACGATGAACTCGTCGGGCGAATCGCCGACGGTCTCGGTATGGAAGTTCCCGAGCCGATGCCGAAAGCGCTCGAAAATCCTGCCGCGCCTGAAGTCGAAGCATCGCCCGCGCTGTCGCTGATGTTCCGGCCGGGCGATGGCAGCGTCCGCACGCGGCGCGTCGCTGTTATCGTAGGCGAAGGTGTTGCAGGCGACTCTCTGCTGGCTGTTTACCAGGCTTTGGCCGAAGCCGGCGCGACACCGCGCTTCGTCGGCAAAAAACTCGGCGTCGTACAGACACAGGGCGCCGAGATCAGTGTAGAAACCTCGCTGGAAGCAGCACCGCCGGTGTTGTTCGACGCGCTGGTATTACCCGATGGAAACGACTTGAAAGCGCTAGCGACCGACGGTCACGTCATGGATTACATCAAGGATCAGTACCGGCATTGCAAACCGATTCTGGCCCTTGGCGCCTCGTCTGATCTGCTGGAGGGCGCGGGCGTCTTCGTTAAATTGCCGTCCGGTGAAGCCGACCCCGGCCTCGTGTTGGCTTCGTCCGACGATGTTGATGAGGCGATCGATGACTTCATCCTGGCTCTCGGCAAACACCGGCATTTCGAGCGCGAGACGGATCCGCCGGTCGTTTAGTACCGGCTTGTCACAGACAGGCGAGGGAAACAGCATGGGCACAGCTTTCGTGCCCATGCTGTTTCAGAGATTGATGTGGCATCAAGCCGCTTTTCTGGTCGCATCAGCTTTCTTCAGCAGCGCTTCAGCCATGCGGATGCTGGCGATATCGATCAGACGACCGTCGAGCGACACCGCGCCCTTGCCTTCTTTGGCGGCTTGCGCCATCGCTTCCACCACACGGCGCGCTTTCGTGACTTCGGCATCGGACGGCGTGAAGACTTGGTTGGCGAGTTCTATTTGCGAAGGATGGATCGCCCACTTGCCTTCGTAGCCCAGAACGGCGCAGCGGTTGGCGGCGGAAATAAATCCGTCCGGATCGTTGAAGTCGCCGAACGGACCGTCGATCGGCCGCAAACCATAGGCGCGGCACGCGACCATCATGCGCGTTTGCGCGGCGTGCCAGGGATCGGACCAGAAATACTCGCGATTGCCTTTGTCGTCCTTGTCGGTCAGTACACCTGAATCCTTGTTGACGCCGCCGATCACCGTGGTGCGCGCGCGCGTTGAAGCTGCATAGTCGGCAACGCCGAACGACATCGCTTCCAGCCGTTTGCTCGAAGTCGCAATCGCTTCGACGTTGGCCATGCCGAGTGCTGTTTCGATCAGCACTTCGAAGCCAATGCGTTTGGTGCGCTTCTTGGCATTTTCGATTTGCGTGACCAGCATATCGACGGCATAGACGTCAGCGGCGACGCCAGCTTTCGGAATCAGAATCATGTCGAGGCGCGGACAATTTTCGACGATATCGACAACGTCGCGATACATGTAATGGGTGTCGAGGCCGTTGATGCGGATCATCACGGTCTTGGTTCCCCAATCCATGTCGTTCAGACCCTGCACGATGTTTTTGCGCGCCTGCGCTTTATCGTCCGGAGCAACGGCGTCTTCGAGATCGAGAAAAATAATGTCGGCGGCCGATTTCGCGGCTTTGTCGAATAAAGCCGTGTTGGTTCCGGGTACGGCGAGTTCGGAACGGTGTAATCTGGGTGTGGATTGCTCGATAATGGTAAAGCTCATGTCGTCCTCCTCGTGGAAAGTCTAACATCTTAGCGCGTGTAGCGATTCCATCGGTAGAAAAAATTTATGGGTACCATCAGAAATCCGCATTTGAAAAGGCGACTGCATGCGCCGATAATCGGGTCTCAGGCCTGCCCCAGGGTCTCAGGCCTGCCCCAGGGTCTCAGGCCTGCGCTATCAAGTACCGGGCCCACGGCGCCAGGCAGCATCGCAGCAGCACCTCTCAGCTTTCAACACCCTCACTGTTAACGGGAACCCGCATGGACATTCATGAATATCAGGCAAAAGAATTATTGAGCAGTTTCGGCGTGCCGGTGCCGCGCGGCGGTGTCGTTTACAGCCCCGACCAGGCCGCCTATTGCGCGTCGGAAGTCGGCGGATGGCGCTGGGTAGTCAAGGCGCAGATTCACTCCGGCGGCCGCGGCAAGGCGGGCGGCATCAAGCTGTGCAAAACATATCACGAGGTGCGGCAGGCCGCGGCCGAATTGCTCGGCAAAAAGCTGATCACGAATCAGACCGGCCCGGAAGGGAAAATCGTCCACCGCGTTTATGTCGAAGTCGCCGATCCGTTCGTACGCGAGCTTTACCTGGGCTTTGTGCTCGATCGCAAAACCGAGCGCGTGCGCGTCATCGCATCTTCCGAAGGCGGTATGGAAATCGAGGAAATCGCTAAAAACCATCCGGAAAAAATCCTGCAGGAAACCGTCGATCCGGCGGTCGGCTTGCAGCAGTTTCAGGCGCGTGAAATCGCGTTTGGCCTGGGCCTGACATTGAAGCAAGTCAGCCGCGCCGTCACCGCGATCATGGCCGCCTATCGCGCCTTCCGCGATCTCGATGCCACCATGGTCGAAATCAATCCGCTGGTCGTTACTGAAGACGAACGCGTACTCGCGCTCGATGCAAAGATGTCGTTCGACGACAACGCGCTGTTCCGCCGCCGCAACATCGCGGAGATGCGCGACCCCGGCGAAGAAGATCCGCGCGAGGTGGTGGCCGGGCAGCATGGTCTGAACTATGTCGGCCTCGATGGCACGATCGGCTGCATCATCAACGGCGCTGGCCTGGCCATGGCGACCATGGATACGATCAAGCATGCGGGCGGCGAGCCGGCCAACTTCCTCGACGTCGGCGGCGGCGCTTCGGCCGAGCGCGTTGCGGCGGCATTCCGTCTGGTTCTTTCCGACAAGAACGTCGGCGCGATCCTCGTCAATATTTTTGCCGGCATCAACCGCTGCGACTGGGTTGCCGAAGGCGTTGTGCAAGCCGCGCGCGAAGTCGATCTCAAGGTGCCGCTGATCGTTCGCCTCGCCGGCACCAATGTCGAAGCCGGGCAGAAGATCATCGCCGAAAGCGGCCTGCCGATCATCAGCGCCCATACGCTGAAGGAAGCCGCCGAAAAGTCGGTAGCAGCCCAGAAAGCCTACGCGGCAGCGGCATGATTCGGCGCCGCATCCACGCAAACGTTAACGAATAAGCGAGACTTCACGCCATGAGCATATTGATAGACGGAAATACACCTGTCCTGATCCAGGGTTTCACCGGCGACAAGGGAACCTTTCACGCGAAGGAAATGATTGCGTACGGGACCAAAGTCGTGGGAGGCGTGACGCCCGGCAAAGGCGGCCGCGAGCATCTCGGGCTACCTGTTTTCAACACGGTCAAAGAAGCTGTCAAACAGACCGGTGCTACGACCAGCATCACCTTCGTGCCCCCGGCATTCTGCGCCGATTCGATCATGGAAGCGGCCGACGCCGGCATCCGGCTCGTCTGCTCCATCACCGACGGCATCCCGGCGCAGGACATGATGCGCGTCAAGCGCTACCTGATGCGCTACCCGAAAGAAAAACGCACCATGCTGGTCGGCCCGAATTGCGCCGGCATCATCAGCGCCGGCAAAGCCATGCTCGGCATCATGCCGGGTCATATTTACAAGCAGGGCAAGGTCGGCATCGTTTCGCGCTCTGGCACTTTGGGATATGAAGCAGCAGCGCAGCTCGAGATAGTCGGCCTCGGCGTCACGACCAGCGTCGGCATCGGCGGCGACCCGATCAACGGCAGCTCGTTCCTCGACCATCTCGTATTGTTCGAGCAGGATCCGGAGACCGAAGCCGTTATGATGATCGGCGAGATCGGCGGACCGCAGGAAGCCGAAGCCGCCAAGTGGGTCAAGGAAAACATGAGCAAGCCCGTCATCGGTTATGTCGCCGGGGTGACGGCGCCGAAAGGGCGCCGCATGGGCCACGCTGGCGCGATCATCTCGACCAGCGGGGATAGCGCAGCCGAGAAAGCCGAAATCATGAAGTCGTACGGCTTGTTCGTTGCACCCAGTGCTGCCGAGCTTGGCGAGACGGCCGCGAGGGCCATGGCGAGCAAGAAGAGTCGCGCTGCCGCGGCGTAGCATCTCGCGCACATCCGGATGATGTACGAGGCAAGCCGACGCGTCGGCTTGCTTTTTTCCGTATCGTTCGCTTGGCAGGCTGTTGAAAAACGTAGTAAGCGTAGGTCAAGGTGCGCAAGCCCCCTGACAAAAGATTGTGCACCGATGCGGTCAGGGAGCCTTCGGCACCCTGAGCTACGGATTGTCCCAGACTTATGACTTTATTTACAAACACCTCACTTGGCAATGCTTCGCTTCTGATGAGTGACCTCCCCGATAGCCGCATCGATATTCCGGAATCGGCCGATCTGCTGTTTACCTTGCTGACCGATGTGGTACGCCGCCATCAGCCCGATATCGAAGCGGCGCTGAAAGGCGGCGGGCCGAGCAGCGACTTCAGCGCGGCCGCCCCCGAAGCTCTTGCGCGCACCTTGCAGGCGCAAGGCATCTGGTTACAGTTGCTGAGCCTCTCCGAACAACGCGCTGCCATGAGGCAACGGCGCGAAATCGAACGCGAGCGCGGTTACGATCATGTGCGTGGAACGTTTGCGAATGTCATTGCCGGCGCGCGCAAAGCCGGCATCTCCGCCGATGAGCTGCGCGCGTTACTGCCCGCCCTGCGCGTTCGTCCGGTCATCACGGCTCATCCGACCGAAGCCAAACGCGTCACGGTGCTGGAAAAGCATCGCAAGATTTATCTGCAACTTCTCGAGCTCGAATCGCCGCGCTGGACCGAACGCGAACGTAAAGCGCTGATCGACGCCGTGCGTAACGAGATCGAACTGCTCTGGCTGACCGGCGAATTGCGTCTGGCAAAACCGACCGTCGCACAGGAAGTCGCCAGCGGTTTGTATTTCTTCAGGGAAAACCTGTTCGACGCCACGCCGGAACTGCTCGACAAGCTCGAGCGCGCGTTACAGCAAAACTACCCGGGTGAACGCTTCGACATCCCGCCGTTTTTCCAGTATGGCGCGTGGATCGGCGGCGATCGCGACGGCAATCCGTTCGTGACCAACGAAGTAACGCGCGGCGCATTGGCGCAAAATCGACTGGCAAGCCTGCGGCGTTATGGCGAGCGCCTCGCGGAAATCGCCCGGATGCTGTCGATTACCGAAAATGCCGCGCGCATATCTGTGGAATTCCGCGACAGACTGGCGCAGGCATTGGCGGAAGCCAGAGATGGCGATGGTATCGTCAGCCGCAATCCCGGCGAGCTTTTTCGCCAGTTTCTCGTTTGCATGTCGAACAAGCTCGATGCCACGCTCGAGAGCAATCCCGCGCAAGCGCCCGCGAAGGCTCGCTATGGCACAGCCGACGAATTTATCGCCGACCTCGCATCTCTCGAGCAAGGGCTCGCCGAAAGCACGCGCACAGATTTGGCGCGCGCGCTGGTTCTTCCGCTGCGGCGCGAAGTGCAGACGTTCCGCTTCAGCACTGTGCGGCTCGACTTGCGCGAAAATTCCACTCGCACCAATCAGGCGCTCGCGGCACTTTGGCGGAGCAGAAACGGCATGTCGGAACCTGCCGCCGCGGACAGCCAGGAATGGAAAAACTGGCTGCTCGACGAACTCGCGCGGCCGTTGACGGCTGCCGACAAGGCGCCTGATTTGCCCGCGACGGAGGCGGAAACGCTGGGCATGTTCCGGCTTGCCGCCGAACTCAGAGAAAGCGTCGACCGCGAAGCTTTCGGCAGCTTCATTCTCAGCATGACCAGTTCTCCGGCTGATATTCTCGGCGTGTACGTGCTGGCCAAGATTGCGGGATTGTTCGCCGATACTGCCGGCATCGAGCGCTGTGTGCTGCCTATCGTCCCGCTGTTCGAAACCATCGGTGATCTGCGCAGCGCGCCGGCGATCATGCGCGAACTTCTGGGCGTGCCGGTCGTGCGGCGCAGCGTCAACGCGCAAGGCGGCGTACACGAAGTGATGATCGGCTATTCCGATTCGAACAAGGACGGCGGTTTCCTGACTTCAAACTGGGAGCTGTCGAAAGCGCAGATCAAGTTGACGCGCCTCGGTGCCGACATTGGGGTGCCGATCTCGTTTTTCCATGGCCGCGGTGGATCGGTCGGGCGTGGCGGCGCACCCACCGGGCGCGCGATCGCAGCTCAGCCGGCCGGTTCGGTTCATGGACGCTTTCGGGTCACCGAGCAAGGCGAGGTCGTCTCGTTCAAATACGCAAACCGCGGTACGGCCGCCTATCAGATCGAGTTGCTGGCGGCCAGCATCGTCGAACACACTTTGATATCCGAGCGTGAACAGGAGCTGGCGCCGACCGCCGAATTCGACGAAGCCATGGAAGCGCTTTCCGGCGCCGCGCACGCTGCTTACCGCAAGTTCACGCAGCATCCCGATCTTCTTGCC
This region of Burkholderiales bacterium genomic DNA includes:
- a CDS encoding CoA ester lyase — protein: MSFTIIEQSTPRLHRSELAVPGTNTALFDKAAKSAADIIFLDLEDAVAPDDKAQARKNIVQGLNDMDWGTKTVMIRINGLDTHYMYRDVVDIVENCPRLDMILIPKAGVAADVYAVDMLVTQIENAKKRTKRIGFEVLIETALGMANVEAIATSSKRLEAMSFGVADYAASTRARTTVIGGVNKDSGVLTDKDDKGNREYFWSDPWHAAQTRMMVACRAYGLRPIDGPFGDFNDPDGFISAANRCAVLGYEGKWAIHPSQIELANQVFTPSDAEVTKARRVVEAMAQAAKEGKGAVSLDGRLIDIASIRMAEALLKKADATRKAA
- a CDS encoding malate--CoA ligase subunit beta produces the protein MDIHEYQAKELLSSFGVPVPRGGVVYSPDQAAYCASEVGGWRWVVKAQIHSGGRGKAGGIKLCKTYHEVRQAAAELLGKKLITNQTGPEGKIVHRVYVEVADPFVRELYLGFVLDRKTERVRVIASSEGGMEIEEIAKNHPEKILQETVDPAVGLQQFQAREIAFGLGLTLKQVSRAVTAIMAAYRAFRDLDATMVEINPLVVTEDERVLALDAKMSFDDNALFRRRNIAEMRDPGEEDPREVVAGQHGLNYVGLDGTIGCIINGAGLAMATMDTIKHAGGEPANFLDVGGGASAERVAAAFRLVLSDKNVGAILVNIFAGINRCDWVAEGVVQAAREVDLKVPLIVRLAGTNVEAGQKIIAESGLPIISAHTLKEAAEKSVAAQKAYAAAA
- the sucD gene encoding succinate--CoA ligase subunit alpha, with protein sequence MSILIDGNTPVLIQGFTGDKGTFHAKEMIAYGTKVVGGVTPGKGGREHLGLPVFNTVKEAVKQTGATTSITFVPPAFCADSIMEAADAGIRLVCSITDGIPAQDMMRVKRYLMRYPKEKRTMLVGPNCAGIISAGKAMLGIMPGHIYKQGKVGIVSRSGTLGYEAAAQLEIVGLGVTTSVGIGGDPINGSSFLDHLVLFEQDPETEAVMMIGEIGGPQEAEAAKWVKENMSKPVIGYVAGVTAPKGRRMGHAGAIISTSGDSAAEKAEIMKSYGLFVAPSAAELGETAARAMASKKSRAAAA
- a CDS encoding phosphoenolpyruvate carboxylase, which encodes MTLFTNTSLGNASLLMSDLPDSRIDIPESADLLFTLLTDVVRRHQPDIEAALKGGGPSSDFSAAAPEALARTLQAQGIWLQLLSLSEQRAAMRQRREIERERGYDHVRGTFANVIAGARKAGISADELRALLPALRVRPVITAHPTEAKRVTVLEKHRKIYLQLLELESPRWTERERKALIDAVRNEIELLWLTGELRLAKPTVAQEVASGLYFFRENLFDATPELLDKLERALQQNYPGERFDIPPFFQYGAWIGGDRDGNPFVTNEVTRGALAQNRLASLRRYGERLAEIARMLSITENAARISVEFRDRLAQALAEARDGDGIVSRNPGELFRQFLVCMSNKLDATLESNPAQAPAKARYGTADEFIADLASLEQGLAESTRTDLARALVLPLRREVQTFRFSTVRLDLRENSTRTNQALAALWRSRNGMSEPAAADSQEWKNWLLDELARPLTAADKAPDLPATEAETLGMFRLAAELRESVDREAFGSFILSMTSSPADILGVYVLAKIAGLFADTAGIERCVLPIVPLFETIGDLRSAPAIMRELLGVPVVRRSVNAQGGVHEVMIGYSDSNKDGGFLTSNWELSKAQIKLTRLGADIGVPISFFHGRGGSVGRGGAPTGRAIAAQPAGSVHGRFRVTEQGEVVSFKYANRGTAAYQIELLAASIVEHTLISEREQELAPTAEFDEAMEALSGAAHAAYRKFTQHPDLLAYFQAASPLEEIGLLNIGSRPARRFGAKSLADLRAIPWVFAWAQNRHLIPGWYGVGSGIQAFLAVRGERGLLLLRRMFEASRLFRLVIDEVEKQLLQIDLSIVREYARLVEDSKVRDEFFGMIEREFALTIEQILLITVAAKIGERFPLFGGRLARRLKTMNQVNYEQVELLRRFRAETDEKKKADYQAALLLSINCIATGGGATG